One region of Catenuloplanes indicus genomic DNA includes:
- a CDS encoding AAA family ATPase yields MTQNALAVATTDDAREPLHRLRAEVAKAVVGQDSVVTGVLIALLCRGHVLLEGVPGVAKTLLIRTVAAALDLDAKRLQFTPDLMPGDVTGSLVYDPHTAKFEFRNGPVFTNLLLADEINRTPPKTQSALLEVMEERQVSVEGVPRLLPDVFIVAATQNPVEYEGTYPLPEAQLDRFLLKLTVPLPNRDEELGVLRAHHAGFDPRDLAAAGVRQVATAADLNAGRAAVARVAVADPVLAYMVDICRATRVSPAFELGASPRGATALLSTSKAWGWLAGRDYVTPDDVKQVARATLRHRVRLRPEAELEGVTTDAVLESVLASVPAPR; encoded by the coding sequence GTGACCCAGAACGCGCTCGCGGTGGCGACCACCGACGACGCCCGGGAGCCGCTGCACCGGCTGCGCGCCGAGGTGGCCAAGGCGGTGGTGGGACAGGACTCGGTGGTCACCGGCGTGCTCATCGCGCTGCTGTGCCGCGGTCACGTACTCCTCGAAGGCGTGCCGGGCGTGGCGAAGACGCTGCTCATCCGTACCGTGGCGGCGGCACTCGACCTGGACGCGAAGCGTCTGCAGTTCACGCCGGACCTGATGCCCGGCGACGTGACCGGCTCGCTCGTCTACGACCCGCACACCGCGAAGTTCGAGTTCCGCAACGGACCGGTCTTCACGAACCTGCTGCTCGCCGACGAGATCAACCGGACGCCGCCGAAGACCCAGTCCGCGCTGCTCGAGGTGATGGAGGAGCGGCAGGTCTCGGTGGAGGGCGTGCCGCGGCTGCTGCCGGACGTGTTCATCGTGGCCGCCACCCAGAACCCGGTCGAGTACGAGGGCACCTACCCGCTGCCCGAGGCACAGCTCGACCGGTTCCTGCTCAAGCTGACCGTGCCGCTGCCCAACCGCGACGAGGAGCTGGGCGTGCTCCGCGCACACCACGCCGGCTTCGACCCGCGCGACCTCGCCGCCGCCGGGGTCCGGCAGGTCGCCACCGCGGCCGACCTGAACGCCGGGCGTGCCGCCGTCGCCCGGGTCGCGGTCGCCGACCCGGTGCTGGCCTACATGGTCGACATCTGCCGCGCCACCCGCGTGTCACCCGCGTTCGAACTGGGCGCGTCGCCACGCGGCGCGACCGCTCTGCTGTCCACGTCGAAGGCGTGGGGCTGGCTGGCCGGCCGCGACTACGTCACGCCGGACGACGTCAAGCAGGTCGCCCGCGCCACGCTCCGGCACCGCGTCCGGCTGCGCCCGGAGGCCGAGCTGGAGGGCGTGACCACGGACGCGGTACTCGAGTCCGTGCTCGCGTCCGTCCCGGCCCCGCGATGA